A genomic region of Luteibacter aegosomatissinici contains the following coding sequences:
- a CDS encoding M28 family metallopeptidase, with translation MRRIALACLSALALAACQNHDQDNTAPAAASTAPAKPSTAPPPPLPAVANEKHDFTPEITAGDFAAHLRVISSDEYDGRKPGTLGERLTTNYIIEQFKRMGVEPGNKGEWVQTVPAVSTELTGQDSLKLDVAEGGGTESFAFGNDMVVGTLQAKADVALKDSDIVFVGYGVNAPESQWNDFDGVDVKGKTLIVLVNDPGWSGNDPKLFKGREMTYYGRWTYKYEEAARQGAAAVFIVHQTEPAAYGWNVVRSGWTTPRLDLPESEDPAPRLPVAGWLTHESAQRLFAKAGKNFDDLAKQADVRGFKAVPLDAKANIELHSNITHSLSNNVIGMVKGSEKPGEAIVYTAHWDHLGHDPNLKGHQIYNGAIDNGTGIAALLEIAGKFAQDKPRRTVVFAAVTMEESGLLGSKYYVAHPPFPLNKTVADINMDALAIIGPTRDMKVTGMGQGTLEDTLAEVLKADGRVVSGDDTPEKGGYFRSDHFNFAKAGVPALASGGGIDMVTGGKAAGRAAAEDYNKNRYHQPTDVYDMRWDFTGVMQNVNAYYKVGEKLANSDEWPTWKDGSEFKAIREKSLKK, from the coding sequence ATGCGCCGAATTGCCCTCGCCTGCCTGTCCGCCCTGGCCCTGGCCGCCTGCCAGAACCACGATCAGGACAACACCGCCCCGGCCGCCGCCAGCACCGCGCCGGCGAAGCCCTCCACGGCGCCGCCACCGCCCCTACCCGCCGTCGCCAACGAGAAACACGATTTCACCCCCGAGATCACGGCTGGCGATTTCGCCGCGCACCTGCGGGTCATTTCCTCGGATGAGTACGACGGCCGCAAGCCAGGCACGTTGGGCGAGCGCCTGACGACGAACTACATCATCGAGCAGTTCAAGCGGATGGGCGTGGAGCCGGGCAACAAGGGCGAATGGGTTCAGACGGTACCGGCGGTTTCCACCGAGCTCACCGGGCAGGACAGCCTTAAGCTCGACGTCGCCGAAGGGGGCGGCACCGAATCGTTTGCCTTCGGCAACGACATGGTCGTCGGCACCCTGCAGGCCAAGGCGGACGTGGCGCTCAAGGATTCCGACATCGTGTTCGTCGGCTACGGCGTGAACGCACCGGAGTCTCAGTGGAACGATTTCGACGGCGTGGATGTGAAGGGCAAGACCCTGATCGTGCTGGTCAACGACCCGGGCTGGAGCGGCAACGACCCGAAGCTGTTCAAAGGCCGCGAGATGACGTACTACGGCCGCTGGACCTACAAGTACGAAGAAGCCGCCCGCCAGGGCGCGGCCGCCGTCTTCATCGTGCACCAGACCGAGCCGGCCGCCTACGGCTGGAACGTGGTTCGCAGCGGCTGGACCACGCCGCGCCTGGACCTGCCCGAAAGCGAAGACCCGGCACCACGCCTGCCGGTCGCCGGCTGGCTTACCCATGAATCCGCACAGCGCTTGTTCGCGAAGGCCGGCAAGAATTTCGACGACCTGGCCAAACAGGCCGACGTGCGCGGGTTCAAGGCCGTACCGCTCGACGCCAAGGCGAACATCGAGCTTCATAGCAACATTACCCATTCGCTCAGCAACAACGTGATCGGCATGGTCAAGGGCAGCGAAAAGCCCGGCGAGGCCATTGTCTACACCGCGCACTGGGACCACCTTGGTCACGACCCTAACCTTAAAGGCCATCAGATCTACAACGGCGCGATCGACAACGGCACAGGTATCGCCGCCCTGCTCGAAATCGCCGGCAAATTCGCCCAGGACAAGCCCAGGCGTACGGTCGTATTCGCCGCCGTGACCATGGAGGAATCCGGCCTGCTGGGCTCGAAGTATTACGTGGCACACCCGCCCTTCCCGCTCAACAAGACCGTCGCCGACATCAACATGGATGCGCTTGCGATCATCGGGCCAACCCGGGACATGAAGGTCACCGGTATGGGCCAGGGCACGTTGGAAGATACGCTGGCCGAGGTATTGAAGGCCGATGGCCGCGTGGTCAGTGGTGACGATACCCCTGAGAAAGGCGGCTATTTCCGCTCCGATCACTTCAACTTTGCGAAGGCGGGTGTTCCCGCATTGGCCTCTGGCGGTGGCATCGACATGGTGACCGGCGGCAAGGCCGCTGGCCGCGCCGCAGCCGAGGATTACAACAAGAACCGTTACCACCAGCCGACCGACGTGTACGACATGCGCTGGGATTTCACCGGCGTGATGCAGAACGTCAACGCTTACTACAAGGTAGGCGAAAAACTGGCCAACAGCGATGAATGGCCGACATGGAAGGACGGCAGCGAGTTCAAGGCCATCCGCGAAAAGTCCCTGAAAAAGTAA
- a CDS encoding porin, with amino-acid sequence MRRIPLAAAFWTMCGTAAAEGAPQAAIELYVDTATRQIFAEPGPGRTRLGKFVQASDEGLAGGQAPASGSVVATRAPVGTSQAASPGAAGGSDGVTPTPASGTAVAATKPSSSSSKAWYDKLSIRGYIQMRYNQGLDDGAKDLKSPGDRFIGRDQGFGIRRARVVISGDVTDKMSIYIQPDLASTPSGSSTTNFAQLRDAYADLWLDKEKTWRIRAGQSKVPYGWEDLQSSQNRIALDRADALNSGVRDERDLGVFAYWSPAVAKERFSYLQKSGLKGSGDYGMFGIGVYNGQGANRPDRNDQLHTVVHFSYPFKFANGQYLEVGADAYTGRYVVTTGSATINGATFTPRVDAPEEGSTDRRVAAHVVYYPQPFGFQAEWTVGKGPELDVARRIIRTKGLRGGYAQVMYKFDGGYGSMMPYAKWQTYRGASKFDTNAPKMEVDELEAGVEWQPSSAVELAVAFANMRRTDVSAAPYKRIDGKLVRAQLQVNY; translated from the coding sequence ATGAGAAGAATCCCCCTGGCCGCCGCCTTCTGGACGATGTGCGGTACAGCGGCCGCCGAGGGAGCGCCCCAGGCCGCGATCGAGCTGTACGTCGACACGGCAACCCGTCAGATCTTTGCGGAGCCTGGTCCCGGTCGCACCCGGCTCGGCAAGTTTGTGCAGGCCTCGGATGAAGGTCTTGCCGGCGGGCAGGCTCCCGCGAGCGGCAGCGTCGTAGCTACCCGTGCTCCGGTCGGCACCTCCCAGGCTGCCTCGCCTGGCGCGGCGGGTGGGTCGGACGGCGTCACGCCGACGCCTGCTTCCGGTACGGCAGTGGCCGCCACCAAGCCATCGTCATCCTCTTCCAAGGCCTGGTACGACAAGCTTTCCATCCGCGGGTACATCCAGATGCGCTACAACCAGGGCCTGGACGATGGTGCCAAGGACCTGAAGTCGCCGGGCGATCGCTTCATCGGCCGTGACCAGGGTTTTGGTATCCGCCGTGCCCGTGTCGTCATCAGCGGTGATGTCACCGACAAGATGTCGATCTACATCCAGCCCGACCTGGCCAGCACGCCGAGCGGTTCGAGCACCACCAACTTCGCCCAGTTACGCGATGCCTACGCCGACCTGTGGCTGGACAAGGAAAAGACCTGGCGCATTCGCGCGGGTCAGTCGAAGGTGCCATACGGCTGGGAAGACCTGCAATCCAGCCAGAACCGTATCGCCCTGGATCGCGCTGATGCGCTTAACTCAGGCGTTCGCGACGAACGCGACCTTGGCGTGTTCGCTTACTGGTCGCCGGCCGTGGCGAAGGAGCGTTTCAGCTATCTGCAGAAGTCGGGTCTGAAGGGTTCCGGCGACTACGGCATGTTCGGCATCGGTGTGTACAACGGTCAGGGCGCGAACCGGCCCGATCGCAACGACCAGCTGCACACCGTGGTGCACTTCTCGTATCCGTTCAAGTTCGCGAACGGCCAGTACCTGGAAGTGGGTGCCGATGCGTACACCGGCCGCTACGTCGTCACGACCGGCTCCGCGACCATCAACGGGGCAACGTTTACCCCGCGTGTGGATGCGCCGGAGGAGGGCTCAACCGATCGCCGCGTCGCGGCGCATGTCGTGTATTACCCGCAGCCGTTCGGCTTCCAGGCCGAATGGACCGTGGGCAAGGGGCCCGAGCTGGATGTCGCACGCCGCATCATTCGCACCAAGGGCTTGCGTGGCGGTTACGCGCAGGTCATGTACAAGTTCGATGGAGGGTACGGCTCGATGATGCCCTACGCGAAATGGCAGACCTACCGTGGCGCGTCCAAGTTCGATACGAACGCGCCGAAGATGGAGGTAGATGAGCTGGAGGCGGGCGTCGAGTGGCAGCCGAGCAGTGCGGTGGAGCTGGCGGTGGCCTTTGCCAACATGCGCCGCACCGATGTAAGTGCGGCGCCGTACAAGCGGATTGATGGCAAGCTGGTGCGGGCGCAGCTGCAGGTGAATTACTGA
- a CDS encoding TonB-dependent receptor has protein sequence MSHASTRRMPRRLAIALSIATVLSAGSAFAQDTAQPTPPANKAKTATLETVTVTAEKRTEDLQKVPISMTVVTAEKLESFGQAGDGVLQLASRAPSVYAETSYGREFPRFYIRGLGNSDFDLNASQPVSMVYDDIVQENPILKGFPLFDLEQVEVLRGPQGTLFGRNSPAGVIKFESRKPTQETEGYARVSYGSYGTANAEAALGGKLSSSWSGRVSALAQHRDGWIDNDYKGKKDDLGGYNDRAVRLQALYKATDDFDALINVHARWLDGSAMVNRADSITLGGNQFVPGFDRDSVSQDGNNKQHLFTWGSNLHLNWHFGDLNFTSITGLERATTYSLGDVDGGYDASETPAKPSYTNRTTPFYSETADALPKDRQITQEFRLSNDTSERLKWQVGTYYFDEDIAITNFSYDTLNNHVLNGWVDQSQRTKAYALFGSADYNVTDTFDVRAGARWSHDKRDFKAERFLGFTGPVGPLTSDPTDSRWSGDLTGTWQLSKNSNVYGRIANGFRAPSVQGRINFANSISTAKPETITSYEIGYKSTSDDNKIRFNADIYKYNMHNQQLTAVGGATNVTQLINAKKTEGYGAEFDLEAYLTPNFYMTAGGSYNHTELKDANLAVAPCGGGCTVIDPLNASGNALINGNPLPNAPKWIGTWTARYGIPYGESGEFFVYTDWNYRSEVNFFLYDSEEFKSKPFLEGGLRLGYNWDFGKREVALYGRNITNKKVITGGIDFNNRTAFVNDPRIIGVEFRAEL, from the coding sequence ATGTCCCATGCCAGCACGCGCCGCATGCCGCGTCGCCTCGCCATTGCCCTGAGCATCGCCACCGTCCTTTCGGCCGGTTCGGCATTCGCCCAGGACACGGCACAGCCGACCCCTCCCGCGAACAAAGCCAAGACGGCCACGCTCGAAACCGTCACCGTGACCGCTGAAAAGCGCACGGAAGACCTGCAGAAGGTGCCCATCTCGATGACCGTGGTGACGGCCGAGAAGCTCGAATCCTTCGGCCAGGCCGGCGATGGCGTCCTGCAGCTCGCCTCGCGCGCGCCCAGCGTCTACGCCGAGACCTCGTACGGCCGCGAGTTCCCGCGCTTCTACATCCGCGGCCTCGGCAACAGCGACTTCGACCTCAATGCGTCGCAGCCGGTCTCGATGGTCTACGACGACATCGTCCAGGAAAACCCGATCCTGAAGGGTTTCCCGCTCTTCGACCTGGAGCAGGTCGAAGTGCTGCGCGGCCCGCAGGGCACCCTGTTCGGCCGTAACTCGCCCGCCGGCGTGATCAAGTTCGAATCGCGCAAGCCGACCCAGGAGACCGAGGGCTACGCCCGCGTGTCCTACGGCTCGTACGGCACCGCCAATGCGGAAGCCGCGCTCGGCGGCAAGCTCTCCAGCAGCTGGTCGGGCCGCGTCTCGGCACTCGCCCAGCACCGCGATGGCTGGATCGACAACGACTACAAGGGCAAGAAGGATGACCTGGGCGGTTACAACGACCGCGCCGTGCGCCTGCAGGCCCTTTACAAGGCCACCGACGATTTTGATGCACTGATCAACGTACACGCGCGCTGGCTCGATGGCAGCGCCATGGTGAACCGCGCGGATTCGATCACCCTGGGCGGCAACCAGTTCGTCCCCGGCTTCGATCGTGACTCGGTCTCGCAGGATGGCAATAACAAGCAGCACCTGTTCACCTGGGGCAGCAACCTGCACCTGAACTGGCATTTCGGCGACCTCAACTTCACCTCCATCACGGGCCTGGAGCGCGCGACCACGTACAGCCTGGGCGACGTGGACGGCGGCTACGATGCCTCCGAGACGCCGGCCAAGCCGAGCTACACCAATCGCACCACGCCGTTCTATTCGGAAACGGCCGATGCCCTGCCGAAGGATCGCCAGATCACTCAGGAATTCCGCCTGTCGAACGACACGTCGGAGCGCCTGAAGTGGCAGGTCGGCACGTACTACTTCGACGAAGACATCGCGATCACCAACTTCTCGTACGACACGCTGAACAACCACGTGCTCAACGGCTGGGTGGATCAGAGCCAGCGCACGAAGGCGTACGCCCTGTTCGGTTCGGCCGACTACAACGTCACCGATACGTTCGATGTGCGCGCCGGCGCACGCTGGTCGCACGACAAGCGTGATTTCAAGGCGGAGCGCTTCCTCGGCTTCACCGGCCCGGTGGGCCCGCTCACCTCCGACCCGACCGACTCGCGCTGGAGCGGCGACCTGACCGGTACGTGGCAGCTCTCGAAGAACTCGAACGTGTACGGCCGCATCGCCAATGGCTTCCGCGCACCGAGCGTGCAGGGCCGCATCAATTTCGCCAACAGCATTTCCACGGCGAAGCCGGAAACGATCACGTCCTACGAAATCGGCTACAAGTCGACCTCGGATGACAACAAGATTCGTTTCAACGCGGACATCTACAAGTACAACATGCACAACCAGCAGCTCACCGCTGTGGGCGGTGCGACGAACGTCACCCAGCTGATCAACGCGAAGAAGACGGAAGGCTACGGCGCCGAATTCGATCTCGAGGCTTACCTGACCCCGAACTTCTACATGACGGCCGGCGGCAGCTATAACCACACCGAGCTGAAGGACGCGAACCTGGCCGTGGCGCCTTGCGGCGGCGGCTGCACGGTGATCGATCCGCTCAATGCTTCGGGCAACGCGCTGATCAACGGCAACCCGCTGCCGAATGCACCGAAGTGGATCGGTACGTGGACGGCTCGTTACGGCATCCCGTACGGCGAGAGCGGCGAGTTCTTCGTGTACACGGACTGGAACTACCGCAGCGAAGTGAATTTCTTCCTGTATGACTCGGAAGAGTTCAAGAGCAAGCCGTTCCTGGAAGGCGGCCTGCGCCTGGGCTACAACTGGGACTTCGGCAAGCGTGAGGTGGCGCTGTATGGCCGCAACATCACGAACAAGAAGGTGATCACGGGCGGCATCGACTTCAACAACCGCACCGCGTTCGTGAACGACCCGCGGATCATTGGTGTTGAGTTCCGCGCCGAGCTGTAA
- a CDS encoding GntR family transcriptional regulator, with amino-acid sequence MSITWNDSVPIYRQLRERVVAMILDGALNEGDPLPSVRQVAGDFQINPLTVSKAYQELVDEQLVEKRRGLGMFVIDGARDALLKSERERFLREEWPALFARLQRMGLDLKTLMREAPGSTEDPS; translated from the coding sequence ATGTCCATCACCTGGAACGACAGCGTCCCGATTTACCGCCAGCTCCGCGAACGCGTGGTGGCGATGATCCTGGACGGCGCCTTGAATGAAGGCGACCCGCTGCCGTCGGTGCGCCAGGTCGCGGGGGATTTTCAGATCAACCCGCTGACCGTTTCCAAGGCGTACCAGGAGCTGGTCGACGAACAACTGGTTGAGAAACGGAGGGGTCTTGGCATGTTCGTGATCGATGGAGCGCGCGATGCGCTGCTCAAGAGTGAAAGGGAGCGCTTTTTGCGCGAAGAGTGGCCGGCCTTGTTCGCCCGCCTGCAGCGCATGGGCCTCGACCTGAAAACCCTAATGCGTGAAGCCCCGGGCTCCACGGAGGATCCGTCATGA
- a CDS encoding ABC transporter ATP-binding protein, producing the protein MTAVVTANGLTKRFKNSVALDGATFQIESGRIVGLIGPNGAGKTTALKAILGLTTFDGHLSVLGLDPRKDRDKLMEQVCFIADVAVLPRWLKVRDAVDFVANTHPRFDRAKCDAFLARTKLQPQQKVKQLSKGMIVQLHLALVMSIDAKLLVLDEPTLGLDILYRKQFYQSLLEDYFDEEKTILVTTHQVEEIEHILTDLMFIRDGKIVLDTDMDSLGERFSEVLVSAELAAAARQLNPLDERQVFGKSIFLFDNVSRPQLESLGEVRRPSIGDLFVATMKGTYA; encoded by the coding sequence ATGACAGCGGTCGTCACCGCCAATGGCCTGACCAAGCGCTTCAAGAATTCGGTAGCACTGGATGGCGCCACGTTCCAGATCGAATCCGGCCGCATCGTGGGGCTGATCGGCCCGAACGGCGCCGGCAAGACCACCGCACTGAAGGCGATCCTGGGCCTGACCACCTTCGATGGCCACCTGAGCGTACTGGGCCTGGATCCCCGCAAGGATCGCGATAAGCTGATGGAGCAGGTGTGCTTCATCGCCGATGTGGCGGTGCTGCCGCGCTGGCTGAAGGTCCGCGATGCCGTGGATTTCGTCGCCAACACCCACCCCCGCTTCGACCGCGCCAAGTGCGATGCCTTCCTGGCCCGCACCAAGCTGCAGCCGCAGCAGAAGGTGAAGCAGCTTTCCAAGGGCATGATCGTGCAGCTGCACCTGGCACTGGTGATGTCGATCGACGCCAAGCTACTGGTGCTGGATGAGCCGACGCTGGGCCTGGATATCCTTTATCGCAAGCAGTTCTACCAGAGCCTCCTGGAAGACTACTTCGACGAGGAAAAGACCATCCTGGTCACCACCCACCAGGTCGAGGAGATCGAACACATCCTCACCGACCTGATGTTCATACGCGACGGCAAGATCGTGCTCGATACCGACATGGATAGCCTGGGCGAGCGCTTCTCCGAAGTACTGGTCAGCGCGGAACTTGCCGCGGCAGCCCGCCAGCTCAACCCGCTGGATGAGCGCCAGGTGTTCGGCAAGAGCATCTTCCTCTTCGACAACGTCAGCCGCCCGCAGCTTGAAAGCCTGGGCGAGGTGCGGCGCCCGTCGATCGGCGACCTGTTCGTCGCCACCATGAAGGGTACCTACGCATGA